The Reichenbachiella carrageenanivorans region TCATGATTGGCTATAACAAGCGGAATATGACAATGTAGTTTGCCTTCTCCGTGTTTTTCCAAAATATCATACAGACAGTGTGTAGTCTTAGAGGCCATGATGGCGACATTCCTTTTGTCTTCGCTATAGTGCACCCGCCATTTGAGCGCCAACTTATCGGCCACTTGACTAAACCGTGAGGAAAGCTCTTCTCTCCCATAAGTCAAATCTTTGGCATCCAAACTGACACGCATAAAATAGGCCTCTTGAATCGTGTCTGTAAACTGCTGACAGCTAAGGATATTGAAACCCTCTTCGTAGAAAAATGTAGTGACTTTAGAAATGATCCCCTTGCTATCGTGGCATTGGATCAGAAATGTGATTTTATTTTCGGACATAGATTCCCTTACTTATTTTAGTTTTTTGGGGAGTTGTCTTGGCTAAGATAGCCAGACTTTCGCTTTTGCCATTTGAGAAATGGATTAAAAACCCAACGTTTATTCGGCCTCTTCTGCACGCTGAGGCCGCAAGGCATCCCTTACGGCGATCATGTCTTTTTCTTCAATAATCATATAGGCAATGCTGTGCATATCAGTCATATCTTCTGTGCCTATACCCATCGTTTTTATACTCTCCCTTTCGGCAAATTCTTTTAGATGTATGGCATGATGCTCAGCCGTACCTTTGGCATATTGCCCATGCATATCCCAGATCATTTTTATTTTTCTTTCCATTATCGATTTATGTTTTTAATATCAATCTCTACAACGCCCAGATCTAGCATTGCGTTGATAAGGGAAACCTTTTCAAATTTACCCAAATCATCCAGACTAATGGTGGTCTTTTGGATCAGTCCCTGATCGAGCAGTGACTGCCTCCGTACTCCTTCTAGTAGCGGCGAATCTGGCGTCCACCACTCCTCCCCATCATAGAAAGCCAGATTGGCAAAATAGCTATCCGTGACACTTCCGTCTTTCACAATGATAATATTGTCTTGATCAGCCCGCAAAGTATAGAGTTGGTCTAAGGCACGGCGGTTTTCATACTTAAATCGGTAATCAATGTTCCCACCTTCCACGATTTGAAGCGTCTCTATTGTGGGTGTTTGATAAGATTGAAAATCTATTGTGAAATTATCCTTATCATATACCACTTTACATTTGTGTTTCTCTTTGCTAGGTACTTTTCGAATAATTTTGGCCAATTTCATAGGCCTAGCCAGCAAGCCATAATTAGTGAAAAAAGTACGATTCAATCGTGCCTGATGCAAATCCAACAGAAGGGCTTCCCCATCCTCACAACAAATACTCTCAATGAACTGGGACATATACTTTATCTATCATTTCTTGATATTCAGCAGCCGCATCACTCAAAAAATGAATACCTCCGCCACTCTTATAGACGAGCTGCTCGTCTTGTTTTTCTATGTAGCGAATCATCACGCCGCTATCAAAATTCCGCCCATCAAAATACCCTACTATCCCCGTGTAGTAGCCGCGTTGATACCCCTCTACTTGATCGATGATATCCAAGGTTTTCTGCTTGGGTGCTCCACAAATCGAGCCTGCCGGCAATAACGAATAGATGATCTCACCAAGCTGCTTCTGATAATTAGCGGCAAGCTGCCCCGTGATCTTAGAGCTCACTTGTAGTAGGTGCTTTTCGCTCGTGCGAATTTCATCAATGTATCGAAAGTCCTCTACTTTCACCTGATGAGCAAACTGGCTCATATCGTTGCGAATCAGGTCTACAATAGTGGCATGCTCTGCCATTTCTTTGTCGCTAGTCAAGATGGTCTCTGCCGCATGAGGCAACCCTGCATCTATCGTTCCTTTCATCGGATAAGATGATATTTTCCCTTCTTGTATTTTGATAAAAATCTCTGGTGAAAAGACCACAAATTGATCTTTGTACCAAAGTTTGTACTTGGCCTTGCTGTGATAGAATATTTCCTTGAGACTTGCCGTAGTGGTTATCGGTGTAGGCTGAGTCAAGTTCAGTAGATAGGTGTTTCCCTTGGCAATCTCTGCATGTACAGTTTCATATTTGGCTTTGAAATCAGAAAAGGTCATGGGTGTACGATTCAAACGTATAGCCGCAGAAGGTACCACTGACTGCTCGAAATTTCTCACGCCATTGATATCAAACAAAAGCTGATCAGCTTTAATTTGATCGATGGGTAGCACTTGGTTATTTGCACATTGAAAATCAGTGATCAACAAGAAAGGAGTGCCCGACGAGGCCAATAAATTGATTTGCTGAATGGCGGCGGATTTATTCACTTTTGATCTTATGCTTTTGACGGGTCATGCGGTACCACGTCTTCTTTTCGAAGTCCCAAAAGAACGCAAATTGTCCGAAAAGAAAGCCATAGATCAGCAGGATTATGTTGTAGATCGGTAAGATAAAAATGTAATACAAAATGGTGTAGATAGTCTGGTGGCCATCACTTCCGCTAATCCATCCAACAATAGGTGTTTTGAGCCACATCACAGTAAAACCTGTACATGCGAAAGTGACCAAAACCAAGATCACTTGCCTCACACTATCGAGCTTCCACCGTTTTTTCAATGATTGCAAAAAACCCATGATCTAGTAGAGCTTATCCATAAATTTATTCTTCTTAGCAAGCTCCGAAGAAGATTTGTCTAACACTAAAAATTGCTCCCAAAAATCATTGACGGGCACTCCTGCAATCACCTTGACAGGTTCTTTTTTGATCGGGTGAATAAAGTCTAACGATCGAGCGTGGAGATTGATACTGGCGTCTGGATTGGGCTTAGCAAATCCGTACTTGAGATCGCCTCGAATCGGACAACCCATAGAAGCCAACTGTACACGAATCTGATGTGGACGTCCTGTCACAGGCCTTACCTCCAGCAAGTAATGATCATTGAGCTTACCTAATACCTTATAACTCAGTTCCGCTCTTTGTGCTCCATCTCGTGGCACATCATAGGCCGTGGTTTTATTGGTTTTTTCATCTTTTTGTAAGTAATGTACCAATTTATCCTCCTTCTTTGGTGGCTTGCTTTTCACCACAGCCCAGTAGGTTTTATTGATTTTCCGATCCTTAAATAGCTTATTCATACGCTCCAGCGCCTTGGACGTACGGGCAAATACGACCGCACCACTTACAGGACGGTCGAGCCTGTGCACAGTACCGAGAAAGACATCTCCTGGTTTGTCGTATTTCTTTTTGATATACTCCTTGCAGTAATCAAGCAATGGTTTATCCCGGGTCTTGTCTCCTTGCACCAATACCCCTGAAGCTTTATCTACGATGAGCAAATGATTGTCTTCATATATCACTATAAACGGCTTCCCCATTACAAATTGATTTTCATGTTTAACTTAAAAAATAAATTGTCTCTCGTAGACTCGTACGCATACGCACCATATCGATAGACTGCATCAAACCCAAACCCCATGTATCCTACATCGAAATAATTGAGCCTGATTAGCTTTTTGATCCCGATTCCCGATTCAAAATAGCCCTCTTCCATGGTCTTGAATGCTACCCCTTGGTGGCGTTCAGGGTGAGTCAGTCTTCCAATACCTGAGTTATGATACACAATCAATTCGGGCTTCATCACTCGGTTAGAGATCAAAAAGTTGCCAAAGTTATGATTGAAAAACAAAGCAACCTGCTGATCCGACAAAAATTCGTAAATATCCATCGTTTGAAAATACTCTGGCACACTCAAACTCGACGAGGCATTACCCAAGCCTGTAATCATATGACCATAAGGCACATCGCCCGAAACATAGGCTGCCCTGACCAAAAATTCTGACTTACCCAACACATATTTCTTTTTGTATTCTGCACTCATGTCTACTCGGTGATAATTGAAATCCCCCCCCAACCAGCCCGAATTGGCATGACTGTATTTGAAATTGAAAACTGGGAAATCATAATCATAAAGCACCTTGCGCCCATACAAGTCTAAATACTGCTCGTTTTTCACATACCTAAAAGAAAGAGACACCTCATTGATATGATAATAGGTATTGGTATAGTCTGTATTGTTGTATTGGTAATCATAGGTTGGTTTTTGATCCGAAGTAGATACACTCGTCTGCGCATAGAGAAAAGGAGCTATTCGCCTATTCAAACTGAGTTTGTAGGTTTCGTGACGGTCGAACAAACTCCCCTGAAAAGATCGAATTAAATCTTCGATACTCGATATTTTGCCTTCGAAAAACCGCTGTACACCCACTTCTCTTAAATCATTCTGATAAGTAAACAAAAGCCAAGTATCTGTTCTTTTATCAAAATTCCACCTCACATTGGTGCCATATTTCCATTCTTCGTCTGCAAATCCATATCCACCATACCCCCCCAATTTCAATCTTTCAGAAAAATTGTTATTGGTTTCCAACCCTGCTCCCAATCTAAACTTTTCATAATTATTGATCCCAAAGAGATCATCTATACGTAGATCTACCATACCCATCTTCAATCGCATGGTCAGTACGGCTTCTGCCACGCCTTCGATCACTCGTAGGCTCTTGTACATCGAGTCCATGGCCACGAATGTATTCAGCTCCATCGAATCCAATGGCACGGCTCTATTGGCATTCAATATTTGTTCTTGCTGCTTTTTATCTACCCGATTCAGCGCTATTCCTACATCACTAAAGTCCTTTTTTGAGTAATTGGTTTCTAGGTTAATGTCCGACAGATAGCGTCGGTTTTCTAACACCAGATTTCTTCCATAAAATTTAAATTCTTTAAAAATAATATCTGTATTGAGCTGCACTGGAAACCACTGCCCTTTCACCTTAGCATAGCGCTGCTGGATGCTCACGTCGATTTTGGAATTGGCTACCTGAGATTTAGCGGTCACATTGGTTAGGGCGTATTCTTTGGCATGTACCCATAGAAAACCTTCCAACCCATCGAATTTTTTACCTTTTTTAGGTGCATAGCTCACCACAAATACTGTGTCTGTTTCGAAAAAAGTGGTATCTTCTATATAAAAGTCATATTGAGAAAGACCCGACGGGTTGATTGGGTTGATATAATCCTTGTCGAAAATATCCAACACGTCATTGTAAAACCCAAAAGGCTGATACAGACCACTAAAAGCAGCAAACAACCCACCCCTCAAGCCTGAAATCTGTGTCGCCAGTATAGTTTCATTTTTGAGTCCAGGTTCAATAAATTTAGTTTCTGACACAGACTCTGCCACATACAAATGGCGCGTATTAAAGGAACTGTCAACCTTAAAAAATTTAGTATCAGCTTTGGCTATAGTATCAGATTCATCGGTACTATAATCCTCACTTTGTTCTTTCATCAATATTGCCAGAGAATCAGCCGTTTTGGTATCTGCGTCTAGGTGATATACATCTTTGGTGTAGGACTTATAACTATACTGTGGAAACCTCGCTGGGTCGTGTTTCTTGCGGTTGGCGATCACCTGTCGCATCAAAATATTAGCAGGGTTCTCCCCTGCTTCAAAAATCAGTTCCTCCAATTCTGTCACCTCCTTTTCCAAGAAAATAATCGGTGATTGGTTAATTTCAGCCACAGTCAATTGCTTTCGCACAAAACCGACGTGTTGGAATGTGATGGTACCTTGATAACCAGTCGGGACAGCCAAATTGAAACGCCCATCTATGTCTGATATAGTACCAGTGCTGGTTCCACTGATCGCTACAGTCACAAAAGTCAGGGCTTCGTTGTCATCGCTCGAAAATATACGACCAGACACGGATTGAGCAAATAAATTCCCTCCTAGCAGGGTCATCGTCAGCCACGCAGCTACAGCAAAATATACAGTTTTGGCAGAATTGGTGTTCATCAAAAAAATGGCAAAAATTTGACCAGTTATGATTGAAAGTTATATAGATGACATCTTAAACCAAGATTTCCCTCACCCATACCTAAAACAATCAAATCCCTTTAACGTAACTCTTCAAAATTGTTTTAACCTAACTGAGCTGCATTAAAAAAACACACAGACTTCCAAAACAAATTCCAATTACGCACAAGCTGTGAAATTACCTAAAACTCACTGGTAAAGTGGAATTCCATGTCTGGAAAATTATCCTGTACCATTTGTAACCATGCTTTGGATTCTGCCATAAAGACCAATTTGCCATCTTTGTCTTTGGCAATGTGTCGGTACTTGGAATCTATAAACTCGTCTAACTTCTTTTTGTCTTTGCTACTGATCCAGCAAGCCTTATATAGATTCATTGGCATAAATCTACAAGTAGCACCGTATTCGTGTAGCAACCTGTGCTGGATAACTTCAAACT contains the following coding sequences:
- a CDS encoding DUF6787 family protein, coding for MGFLQSLKKRWKLDSVRQVILVLVTFACTGFTVMWLKTPIVGWISGSDGHQTIYTILYYIFILPIYNIILLIYGFLFGQFAFFWDFEKKTWYRMTRQKHKIKSE
- a CDS encoding RluA family pseudouridine synthase, whose amino-acid sequence is MGKPFIVIYEDNHLLIVDKASGVLVQGDKTRDKPLLDYCKEYIKKKYDKPGDVFLGTVHRLDRPVSGAVVFARTSKALERMNKLFKDRKINKTYWAVVKSKPPKKEDKLVHYLQKDEKTNKTTAYDVPRDGAQRAELSYKVLGKLNDHYLLEVRPVTGRPHQIRVQLASMGCPIRGDLKYGFAKPNPDASINLHARSLDFIHPIKKEPVKVIAGVPVNDFWEQFLVLDKSSSELAKKNKFMDKLY
- a CDS encoding aminodeoxychorismate synthase component I, whose product is MNKSAAIQQINLLASSGTPFLLITDFQCANNQVLPIDQIKADQLLFDINGVRNFEQSVVPSAAIRLNRTPMTFSDFKAKYETVHAEIAKGNTYLLNLTQPTPITTTASLKEIFYHSKAKYKLWYKDQFVVFSPEIFIKIQEGKISSYPMKGTIDAGLPHAAETILTSDKEMAEHATIVDLIRNDMSQFAHQVKVEDFRYIDEIRTSEKHLLQVSSKITGQLAANYQKQLGEIIYSLLPAGSICGAPKQKTLDIIDQVEGYQRGYYTGIVGYFDGRNFDSGVMIRYIEKQDEQLVYKSGGGIHFLSDAAAEYQEMIDKVYVPVH
- a CDS encoding aminotransferase class IV, giving the protein MSQFIESICCEDGEALLLDLHQARLNRTFFTNYGLLARPMKLAKIIRKVPSKEKHKCKVVYDKDNFTIDFQSYQTPTIETLQIVEGGNIDYRFKYENRRALDQLYTLRADQDNIIIVKDGSVTDSYFANLAFYDGEEWWTPDSPLLEGVRRQSLLDQGLIQKTTISLDDLGKFEKVSLINAMLDLGVVEIDIKNINR
- a CDS encoding DUF5686 and carboxypeptidase-like regulatory domain-containing protein — its product is MNTNSAKTVYFAVAAWLTMTLLGGNLFAQSVSGRIFSSDDNEALTFVTVAISGTSTGTISDIDGRFNLAVPTGYQGTITFQHVGFVRKQLTVAEINQSPIIFLEKEVTELEELIFEAGENPANILMRQVIANRKKHDPARFPQYSYKSYTKDVYHLDADTKTADSLAILMKEQSEDYSTDESDTIAKADTKFFKVDSSFNTRHLYVAESVSETKFIEPGLKNETILATQISGLRGGLFAAFSGLYQPFGFYNDVLDIFDKDYINPINPSGLSQYDFYIEDTTFFETDTVFVVSYAPKKGKKFDGLEGFLWVHAKEYALTNVTAKSQVANSKIDVSIQQRYAKVKGQWFPVQLNTDIIFKEFKFYGRNLVLENRRYLSDINLETNYSKKDFSDVGIALNRVDKKQQEQILNANRAVPLDSMELNTFVAMDSMYKSLRVIEGVAEAVLTMRLKMGMVDLRIDDLFGINNYEKFRLGAGLETNNNFSERLKLGGYGGYGFADEEWKYGTNVRWNFDKRTDTWLLFTYQNDLREVGVQRFFEGKISSIEDLIRSFQGSLFDRHETYKLSLNRRIAPFLYAQTSVSTSDQKPTYDYQYNNTDYTNTYYHINEVSLSFRYVKNEQYLDLYGRKVLYDYDFPVFNFKYSHANSGWLGGDFNYHRVDMSAEYKKKYVLGKSEFLVRAAYVSGDVPYGHMITGLGNASSSLSVPEYFQTMDIYEFLSDQQVALFFNHNFGNFLISNRVMKPELIVYHNSGIGRLTHPERHQGVAFKTMEEGYFESGIGIKKLIRLNYFDVGYMGFGFDAVYRYGAYAYESTRDNLFFKLNMKINL